The following are encoded in a window of Pseudomonas multiresinivorans genomic DNA:
- the argC gene encoding N-acetyl-gamma-glutamyl-phosphate reductase: protein MIKVGIVGGTGYTGVELLRLLAQHPQARVEVITSRSEEGVKVADMYPNLRGHYDGLAFSVPDVKRLGECDVVFFATPHGVAHALAGELLATGTRVIDLSADFRLQDAEEWAKWYGQPHGAPDLLPEAVYGLPEVNREAIKSARLIAVPGCYPTATQLGFIPLLENGLADASQLIADCKSGVSGAGRGAKVGSLFCEAGESMMAYSVKGHRHLPEISQGLRRAAKGDVGLTFVPHLTPMIRGIHATLYASVADRGVDLQKLYEERYANEPFVDVMPAGSHPETRSVRGANVCRIAVHRPQGGDLVVILSVIDNLVKGASGQAIQNMNILFGLDEHLGLSNVALLP from the coding sequence ATGATCAAGGTCGGTATCGTAGGCGGTACGGGTTATACGGGCGTGGAACTGCTGCGCCTGCTGGCACAGCATCCCCAGGCGCGCGTCGAGGTGATCACCTCGCGCTCCGAGGAGGGCGTGAAAGTCGCCGACATGTACCCGAACCTGCGAGGCCACTACGACGGCCTGGCCTTCAGCGTGCCGGACGTGAAACGTCTGGGCGAGTGCGACGTGGTGTTCTTTGCCACGCCGCATGGCGTGGCCCACGCGCTGGCCGGCGAACTGCTGGCCACCGGTACCCGGGTGATCGACCTGTCCGCGGACTTCCGCCTGCAGGACGCCGAGGAGTGGGCCAAGTGGTATGGCCAGCCGCACGGTGCGCCGGATCTGCTGCCCGAAGCCGTCTACGGCTTGCCGGAAGTGAATCGTGAGGCCATCAAGTCCGCGCGCCTGATCGCCGTTCCCGGCTGCTACCCGACCGCCACTCAGCTCGGCTTCATTCCACTGCTGGAGAACGGCCTGGCCGACGCCAGCCAGCTGATCGCCGACTGCAAGTCCGGCGTCAGCGGCGCCGGTCGTGGCGCCAAGGTCGGCTCGCTGTTCTGCGAAGCCGGCGAAAGCATGATGGCGTACTCGGTGAAAGGTCACCGGCACCTGCCGGAAATCAGCCAGGGCCTGCGTCGCGCGGCCAAGGGCGATGTCGGCCTGACCTTCGTGCCGCACCTGACCCCGATGATCCGCGGCATCCATGCGACGCTTTACGCTAGCGTCGCCGACCGTGGTGTCGATCTGCAGAAGCTCTATGAAGAGCGTTACGCCAATGAGCCGTTCGTCGACGTGATGCCGGCCGGCAGCCATCCGGAAACCCGTAGCGTACGTGGCGCCAACGTCTGCCGCATTGCGGTGCACCGTCCCCAGGGCGGCGACCTGGTGGTGATCCTGTCGGTCATCGACAACCTGGTGAAGGGCGCGTCCGGCCAGGCGATCCAGAACATGAACATCCTCTTCGGTCTGGACGAGCACCTGGGCCTGTCCAACGTCGCACTGCTGCCGTAA
- a CDS encoding DUF805 domain-containing protein: MDQSRFKIVFDGALMPQTPLETAKENLARLFKSDAAKIEALFSGQPVVLKRDLSGDEADKYLRALHGAGANARKEAEGVADFSLVETDDHPSEATLAARAAGETASNERMTCPKCGHEQASAIECSACGIVIEKYLARQAELAANPAPVAATATPATAASPYAPPQAQVGDDLPEFGELKVRSLSGRIGRVRYLGWSAALSFIVFGAYLVASLLMAVSLPLGVVAIAAVVIAAMVFSVPIGVQRLHDLGWSGWLWLALLVPFVNVVLSLLMLFMPGEQTANRFGPPPPPNSTGVKVLAFSWLLFPVFGGILAAIAIPAYQSYIERAQAAQAQSQQGDEAADPAATAEPSDGDFSSGDTEGGDSDQ; the protein is encoded by the coding sequence ATGGACCAATCCCGCTTCAAGATCGTGTTCGACGGCGCGCTGATGCCCCAGACGCCGCTGGAAACCGCCAAGGAAAACCTCGCCCGCCTGTTCAAGAGCGACGCCGCGAAGATCGAAGCGCTGTTCAGCGGCCAGCCGGTCGTGCTCAAGCGCGACCTGTCCGGCGACGAAGCCGACAAGTACCTGCGCGCGCTCCATGGCGCCGGTGCCAACGCCCGCAAGGAAGCCGAAGGCGTCGCGGACTTCAGCCTGGTGGAAACCGATGACCACCCCAGCGAAGCGACCCTGGCCGCCCGCGCGGCCGGTGAAACGGCCAGCAACGAGCGAATGACCTGCCCCAAGTGCGGGCATGAGCAAGCCAGCGCCATCGAGTGCAGCGCCTGCGGCATCGTCATCGAGAAATACCTGGCGCGCCAGGCCGAACTCGCAGCCAACCCGGCGCCCGTCGCGGCGACCGCCACTCCGGCCACTGCAGCATCTCCCTATGCGCCGCCCCAGGCGCAAGTTGGCGACGACCTGCCGGAGTTCGGCGAGCTGAAAGTCCGTAGCCTGTCCGGCCGAATCGGCCGCGTGCGCTACCTTGGCTGGTCAGCGGCACTGTCCTTCATCGTTTTCGGCGCCTACCTGGTCGCCAGCCTGCTGATGGCCGTTTCACTGCCCCTGGGCGTGGTCGCCATTGCCGCGGTGGTCATTGCCGCCATGGTCTTCAGCGTGCCGATCGGCGTGCAGCGCCTGCATGACCTGGGCTGGTCCGGCTGGCTCTGGCTCGCGCTGCTGGTGCCCTTCGTCAACGTGGTTCTCAGCCTGCTGATGCTGTTCATGCCCGGCGAGCAGACCGCCAACCGCTTCGGTCCGCCGCCGCCGCCCAACAGCACCGGCGTCAAGGTCCTGGCCTTCTCCTGGCTGCTGTTCCCGGTGTTTGGCGGTATCCTCGCCGCCATCGCGATCCCGGCCTACCAGAGCTACATCGAGCGCGCCCAGGCTGCCCAGGCGCAGTCCCAGCAAGGCGACGAAGCTGCCGACCCGGCGGCCACCGCGGAGCCCTCCGACGGCGACTTCAGCAGTGGCGACACCGAAGGCGGCGACTCGGATCAGTAA
- a CDS encoding peptidoglycan DD-metalloendopeptidase family protein — translation MTQSDQKAPYYPKSHLLAASGVAALLSLALLVFPSAEVEAKKTTLNLELENGTEQILQEKDDLRPAPVTEDGGSSPFAQIEGQPDNQNSAGKDAKKKNDLADSNQQSSPSASAEPAWKSVTVGKGDTLSNVFAKAGLPANAVHDMLAANKDAKQFTRLDVGQDVDFLIDSKGELQGLKVKRSDLETISLAKSAKGYDFKRDLVKPSVHANYAHGRIDSSLFVAGRNAGLSHDLIMSMANVLGYDIDFAQDIRQGDEFDVIYESQQVKDKQVGTGSILAVRFVNRGKEYTAVRYTNKQGNTSYLRADGSSMRKAFIRTPVDFARISSRFSIGRFHPILNKIRAHKGVDYAAPIGTPIKATGDGKILEAGRKGGYGNAVVIQHGQRYRTVYGHMSRFAKGIRSGVAVKQGQIIGYVGMTGLATGPHLHYEFQVNGQHVDPLSAKLPTADPLTGPERKRFMAQAQPLIARMDQEKATFLALNKR, via the coding sequence ATGACGCAATCCGATCAGAAAGCGCCGTACTACCCGAAGAGCCATCTGCTGGCCGCAAGCGGTGTAGCAGCGCTCCTCAGCCTGGCTCTGCTGGTGTTCCCCTCGGCCGAGGTCGAGGCGAAGAAGACCACGCTCAATCTCGAGCTGGAAAACGGCACCGAGCAGATTCTCCAGGAAAAAGACGACCTTCGACCCGCTCCGGTCACGGAAGACGGCGGCTCCTCCCCTTTCGCACAGATTGAAGGGCAGCCCGACAACCAGAACAGCGCCGGAAAAGACGCGAAAAAGAAGAACGATCTCGCCGATTCGAACCAGCAATCCTCCCCCTCCGCTTCCGCAGAACCTGCGTGGAAAAGCGTGACCGTGGGCAAGGGCGACACTCTTTCCAACGTGTTCGCGAAGGCCGGCCTGCCGGCGAACGCCGTGCACGACATGCTTGCCGCCAACAAGGACGCCAAGCAGTTCACTCGTCTTGATGTCGGCCAGGACGTGGACTTCCTCATCGATTCCAAGGGCGAGTTGCAGGGCCTCAAGGTCAAGCGCAGCGATCTGGAGACCATCAGCCTGGCCAAGTCCGCCAAGGGCTATGACTTCAAGCGCGACCTGGTCAAACCCTCAGTACACGCCAACTACGCCCACGGCCGAATCGACAGCTCGCTCTTCGTCGCGGGCCGCAATGCCGGCCTGTCCCACGACCTGATCATGTCGATGGCCAACGTCCTGGGCTACGACATCGACTTCGCCCAGGATATTCGCCAGGGCGACGAGTTCGACGTGATCTACGAATCCCAGCAGGTGAAGGACAAGCAGGTCGGCACCGGCAGCATCCTGGCGGTGCGCTTCGTCAACCGCGGCAAGGAATACACCGCGGTGCGCTACACCAACAAGCAGGGCAACACCAGCTACCTGCGTGCGGATGGCAGCAGCATGCGCAAGGCGTTCATCCGCACCCCGGTGGACTTCGCCCGCATCAGCTCGCGCTTCTCTATTGGGCGTTTCCATCCCATCCTGAACAAGATTCGTGCACACAAGGGCGTGGATTACGCGGCGCCGATCGGCACCCCGATCAAGGCGACCGGCGACGGCAAGATCCTCGAAGCCGGCCGCAAAGGTGGCTACGGCAACGCCGTGGTGATCCAGCACGGCCAGCGCTATCGCACCGTTTACGGCCACATGAGCCGCTTCGCCAAGGGCATCCGCTCCGGCGTGGCAGTGAAGCAGGGCCAGATCATCGGTTACGTCGGCATGACCGGGCTGGCCACCGGCCCACACCTGCATTACGAGTTCCAGGTCAACGGCCAGCACGTCGATCCGCTGAGTGCCAAGCTGCCGACCGCCGACCCGCTGACCGGTCCGGAGCGCAAGCGCTTCATGGCCCAGGCGCAACCGCTAATCGCGCGCATGGACCAGGAGAAGGCAACCTTCCTGGCCCTGAACAAGCGCTGA
- the birA gene encoding bifunctional biotin--[acetyl-CoA-carboxylase] ligase/biotin operon repressor BirA translates to MQTLLKLLSDGRFHSGEELGALLGVSRSAVWKRLEGFERDYGMVVQRVRGRGYRLEEPLSIISPRSDFGLWPLDVLFSIDSTNAEVLRRLSAGAAAPFAILGERQTAGRGRRGRQWESPFGANLYYTLGITVRGGAQELEGLSLVVGLAVARAIQSLGVTDVGLKWPNDVLVGGKKIAGILLELTGDPADICSVAIGIGINVNMRKAEGIDQPWTSVREALGRVVDRNELLQALESQLADVLSRHRESGFAASREEWESLHLWQGRQVTLSTAANNIVGRALGIDERGALRLLVDGKEHSYSGGELSLRLSDDS, encoded by the coding sequence ATGCAGACCTTGCTGAAATTGCTGAGCGATGGCCGCTTTCATTCCGGAGAAGAGCTGGGTGCTCTCCTCGGAGTAAGTCGCAGCGCCGTCTGGAAACGCCTTGAAGGCTTTGAGCGTGACTACGGTATGGTCGTGCAGCGAGTGCGCGGCCGTGGTTACCGCCTGGAAGAGCCGCTGAGTATTATCTCGCCCAGGTCCGACTTCGGCCTGTGGCCTCTTGATGTCCTGTTTTCGATCGACTCCACCAATGCCGAAGTGCTGCGACGTCTTTCTGCCGGCGCCGCGGCTCCGTTTGCCATCCTTGGAGAGCGGCAGACCGCTGGGCGGGGCAGGCGAGGGCGGCAATGGGAAAGTCCGTTCGGCGCCAACCTTTATTACACCCTGGGTATCACTGTTCGTGGTGGTGCGCAGGAGTTGGAGGGGTTGAGTCTGGTGGTCGGTCTTGCGGTAGCGAGAGCGATTCAGTCTCTGGGTGTGACGGATGTAGGCCTCAAGTGGCCCAATGACGTTCTGGTGGGCGGCAAGAAGATTGCCGGCATTCTGCTCGAGCTCACCGGAGATCCCGCTGACATCTGCAGTGTTGCCATCGGTATCGGCATCAATGTGAACATGCGCAAGGCGGAGGGGATCGATCAGCCCTGGACTTCGGTGCGGGAGGCGCTAGGCAGGGTGGTTGACCGTAACGAGTTGCTGCAGGCGCTGGAGTCTCAGCTTGCGGATGTTCTATCCCGTCATCGCGAGTCTGGCTTCGCTGCCAGCCGCGAGGAGTGGGAGTCCCTTCATCTATGGCAGGGGCGGCAAGTCACGCTGTCCACTGCTGCCAATAATATCGTTGGGCGCGCGCTTGGCATCGATGAGCGGGGCGCGCTTCGCCTTCTGGTCGATGGCAAGGAGCACAGCTACAGCGGAGGCGAGTTGAGTCTGAGGTTGTCGGATGATTCTTGA
- the tyrS gene encoding tyrosine--tRNA ligase: MKSVEEQLALIKRGADEILVEAELIEKLKRGQPLRIKAGFDPTAPDLHLGHTVLINKLRQFQELGHQVIFLIGDFTGMIGDPSGKSVTRPPLTREQVLDNAETYKAQVFKILDPAKTEVAFNSTWLDQLSPADFIRLASQYTVARMLERDDFSKRYASNQSIAIHEFLYPLVQGYDSVALRADVELGGTDQKFNLLMGRELQRAYEQEPQCILTMPLLEGLDGVKKMSKSLGNYIGIQEAPGVMYSKLVSIPDTLMWRYFELLSFRSMEEIDGFRKDVEAGANPRDIKIKLAEEIVARFHGEEAASSAHKSAGNRLKEGELPEDLPEVEVAAAEDLPIGAVLNKAGLVKNSAVARDLLSSGGVRVDGDVVDRSFVFKVGATHVLQAGKKAFARVSLVAE; the protein is encoded by the coding sequence ATGAAGTCGGTCGAAGAGCAGCTGGCGCTGATCAAGCGCGGAGCAGACGAAATTCTCGTGGAGGCCGAGCTGATCGAAAAGCTCAAGCGCGGCCAACCCCTGCGTATCAAGGCCGGCTTCGACCCGACCGCTCCTGACCTGCACCTGGGGCATACCGTCCTTATTAATAAGCTGCGCCAATTCCAGGAGCTGGGCCATCAGGTGATCTTCCTGATTGGCGACTTCACTGGGATGATCGGTGACCCGAGCGGTAAGAGTGTTACCCGTCCACCCCTCACTCGCGAGCAGGTTCTCGACAACGCCGAGACGTACAAAGCCCAGGTCTTCAAGATTCTCGACCCCGCAAAGACCGAGGTGGCGTTCAATTCTACCTGGCTGGACCAGCTTTCCCCCGCTGATTTCATTCGTCTGGCTTCCCAGTACACCGTTGCCCGTATGCTGGAACGCGATGATTTCAGCAAACGCTATGCCAGCAATCAGTCCATTGCCATTCACGAGTTCCTTTACCCGCTGGTTCAGGGCTACGACTCGGTAGCGCTGCGTGCGGACGTCGAGCTCGGCGGTACTGATCAGAAATTCAACCTGCTGATGGGGCGCGAGCTCCAGCGCGCCTATGAGCAGGAGCCGCAGTGCATCCTGACCATGCCGCTGCTCGAAGGCCTGGATGGCGTGAAGAAGATGTCCAAGTCTCTGGGCAACTACATCGGCATCCAGGAAGCGCCGGGCGTCATGTATAGCAAGCTGGTCTCCATCCCGGACACCCTGATGTGGCGTTACTTCGAGCTGCTCAGCTTCCGCTCCATGGAGGAGATCGATGGTTTCCGCAAGGATGTAGAGGCTGGCGCCAACCCGCGTGACATCAAGATCAAGCTGGCTGAAGAGATCGTCGCTCGCTTCCATGGCGAAGAAGCTGCTTCTTCGGCGCACAAGTCCGCTGGTAACCGTCTTAAGGAAGGCGAGCTGCCGGAAGATCTGCCGGAAGTGGAAGTGGCGGCGGCAGAAGACCTGCCGATCGGTGCCGTCCTTAATAAGGCGGGCCTGGTGAAGAACTCTGCTGTCGCTCGTGATCTGCTGTCGTCTGGTGGTGTGCGTGTGGATGGCGATGTGGTGGATCGCAGCTTTGTCTTCAAGGTTGGCGCTACCCACGTGCTGCAAGCGGGCAAGAAGGCCTTCGCGCGTGTCTCCCTGGTTGCTGAATGA
- a CDS encoding anhydro-N-acetylmuramic acid kinase, which yields MPLYLGVMSGTSLDGLDIALIEQGEQTTLLASHYLPMPAALRADLLALCSSGPDEIARSALAENRWVRLAAQGINELLARENLSASTIRAIGSHGQTIRHEPHLGFTVQIGNPALLAELTGIDVVADFRRRDVAAGGQGAPLVPAFHRALFGSDSRECAILNVGGFSNVSLLSPGEPVRGFDCGPGNVLLDAWIQEQRGEPYDRDGAWAASGSIDQALLQKMLSDEFFAAKGPKSTGRERFNLNWLNAVLAEHGSVRAEDVQATLLELTAQSIAAALLEAQPGCKEVVVCGGGAFNATLMQRLDAHIPGASVISSIDRGVPPEWMEAMAFAWLAHRFLQREPGNCPEVTAAQGPRILGALYPA from the coding sequence ATGCCGCTCTATCTGGGGGTAATGTCCGGGACCAGTCTCGACGGACTGGACATTGCCCTGATCGAGCAAGGCGAGCAGACCACTCTGCTCGCCTCCCACTACCTTCCCATGCCTGCGGCGCTACGCGCCGATCTCCTCGCACTCTGCTCTTCCGGCCCTGACGAAATCGCCCGCAGCGCCCTCGCGGAAAACCGCTGGGTACGCCTGGCCGCACAGGGCATCAATGAACTCCTCGCCCGCGAGAATCTGAGCGCCAGCACAATTCGCGCGATTGGCAGCCACGGCCAGACCATTCGCCACGAGCCGCACCTGGGCTTCACCGTGCAGATCGGTAACCCGGCGTTGCTCGCCGAGCTGACCGGCATCGATGTGGTGGCCGACTTCCGTCGCCGTGACGTCGCCGCCGGCGGCCAGGGCGCGCCGCTGGTGCCTGCCTTCCACCGCGCGCTGTTCGGCAGCGATAGCCGCGAGTGCGCCATCCTCAACGTGGGTGGATTCAGCAACGTTTCGCTGCTGAGCCCCGGCGAGCCGGTTCGCGGATTCGATTGCGGCCCCGGCAACGTACTGCTGGATGCCTGGATTCAGGAGCAGCGCGGCGAACCCTATGACCGTGACGGCGCCTGGGCTGCCAGCGGCAGCATCGATCAGGCGCTACTGCAGAAGATGCTGTCCGATGAGTTCTTTGCCGCGAAAGGCCCGAAGAGCACCGGACGCGAACGCTTCAACCTGAACTGGCTCAATGCAGTTCTGGCCGAGCATGGCTCGGTGAGGGCCGAAGATGTGCAGGCCACCCTGCTGGAGCTGACCGCGCAAAGCATCGCCGCAGCGCTGCTGGAAGCGCAGCCCGGCTGCAAGGAAGTAGTGGTTTGCGGTGGCGGCGCCTTCAACGCGACGCTGATGCAGCGCCTTGATGCGCATATACCGGGCGCCAGCGTGATCAGCAGCATCGACCGCGGCGTACCGCCGGAATGGATGGAGGCCATGGCCTTCGCCTGGCTGGCCCATCGTTTTCTCCAGCGTGAGCCCGGCAACTGCCCGGAAGTCACCGCCGCCCAGGGGCCGCGCATTCTTGGAGCGCTCTACCCCGCCTGA
- a CDS encoding pantothenate kinase, giving the protein MILELDCGNSLIKWRVVRKHDLVTVAGGVADSDQALLAQLQGNEAADIRYCRMVSVRSEQETDALRVSLESAFPIAVQIAAPAIELSGVVNGYREYQRLGMDRWLALVAGHCLAGRGCLVLDLGTAVTSDLVDAAGKHLGGYIAPGMPLMRSQLRTHTRRIRYDDEAAHEALQNLLPGRETSEAVERGCVLMLRGFVREQIELANKLLGDDCAVYLTGGDAELVKDESARAVVLPDLVFLGLALACPIE; this is encoded by the coding sequence ATGATTCTTGAGTTGGATTGTGGAAATAGCCTGATCAAGTGGCGAGTGGTCAGAAAGCATGACCTAGTGACTGTCGCAGGTGGCGTAGCGGACTCGGACCAAGCGTTGCTCGCGCAGTTGCAGGGCAATGAAGCGGCCGATATTCGCTATTGCCGCATGGTGAGTGTTCGAAGCGAGCAGGAAACCGACGCGCTTCGTGTGAGCCTGGAGAGTGCTTTCCCCATTGCGGTGCAGATAGCTGCGCCGGCTATCGAGCTCAGTGGTGTGGTAAACGGCTACCGGGAGTATCAGCGCCTGGGAATGGATCGTTGGCTGGCTCTGGTGGCTGGTCACTGTCTGGCGGGGCGCGGATGCCTGGTGCTCGACCTTGGAACTGCCGTGACTTCGGACCTAGTCGATGCCGCGGGCAAGCATCTGGGAGGCTATATCGCACCCGGCATGCCGCTGATGCGAAGCCAGTTGCGTACTCACACTCGGCGTATTCGCTACGACGACGAGGCGGCTCATGAGGCGCTGCAGAATCTGCTGCCGGGGCGGGAAACCTCCGAGGCGGTGGAGCGTGGCTGCGTGCTGATGCTGCGCGGGTTCGTGCGGGAGCAGATCGAGTTGGCCAACAAGCTGCTGGGTGATGACTGCGCCGTCTACCTGACCGGTGGAGATGCTGAGCTCGTCAAGGATGAGTCTGCTCGCGCGGTTGTGCTTCCGGACCTGGTATTTCTCGGGCTGGCACTTGCCTGTCCGATCGAGTGA
- a CDS encoding NAD(P)H-dependent flavin oxidoreductase encodes MSLPALLDRRLRIPLVAAPMFLVSTPQLVLACCKSGIVGSFPALNQRESSGFKAWLEEIEAGLAADPQAAPYAVNLIVHNTNPRLQADLKLCVEHKVPIVITSLGAVREVVDAVHSYGGLVFHDVTTRRHAEKAAEAGVDGLIAVAAGAGGHAGTWSPFALVAEIRQFFDKTLLLAGCINHGHEILAAQVLGADLAYLGTRFIATRESAASEAYKHMLLDARAADIIHTPAVSGVPASFMRQSLEAAGFDMQRLNDKGALNYGEKLKPVSDEAKAWKTVWSAGQGVGDIRDLPAVGELIARLDHEYRQALTRSAGLSNQLLV; translated from the coding sequence ATGTCCCTGCCCGCCCTGCTCGACCGCCGCCTGCGCATTCCCCTGGTGGCGGCACCGATGTTCCTGGTCTCCACCCCGCAACTGGTGCTGGCGTGCTGCAAGAGCGGCATCGTCGGCAGTTTCCCCGCGCTGAACCAGCGCGAAAGCAGCGGTTTCAAGGCCTGGCTGGAGGAGATCGAGGCCGGGCTGGCAGCCGACCCGCAGGCAGCGCCCTATGCGGTCAACCTGATCGTCCACAACACCAACCCGCGCCTGCAGGCCGACTTGAAACTGTGCGTCGAGCACAAGGTGCCCATCGTGATCACCAGCCTGGGCGCGGTGCGCGAGGTGGTCGACGCCGTGCACAGCTATGGCGGCCTGGTCTTCCATGACGTGACTACCCGCCGGCATGCCGAGAAAGCGGCGGAGGCCGGCGTCGACGGCCTGATCGCCGTGGCCGCCGGAGCCGGTGGCCACGCCGGTACCTGGAGCCCCTTCGCGCTGGTCGCGGAGATTCGCCAGTTCTTCGACAAGACCCTGCTGCTGGCCGGCTGCATCAACCATGGCCACGAGATCCTGGCCGCCCAGGTGCTGGGCGCCGACCTCGCCTACCTCGGCACCCGTTTCATCGCCACCCGAGAAAGCGCGGCCTCCGAGGCCTACAAGCACATGCTGCTCGACGCCCGCGCCGCCGATATCATCCACACTCCCGCCGTTTCCGGCGTACCGGCCAGCTTTATGCGCCAGAGCCTGGAGGCTGCCGGCTTCGACATGCAGCGGCTGAATGACAAGGGCGCGCTCAACTACGGCGAGAAACTCAAGCCGGTGAGCGACGAGGCCAAGGCCTGGAAGACCGTGTGGTCCGCCGGCCAGGGCGTCGGCGATATCCGCGACCTGCCGGCCGTGGGCGAGCTGATCGCACGCCTGGACCATGAATACCGCCAGGCCCTGACCCGCAGCGCCGGCCTGTCCAATCAACTGCTGGTCTGA
- the hemJ gene encoding protoporphyrinogen oxidase HemJ — translation MLYLWLKAFHIIAVVCWFAGLFYLPRLFVYHAMSEDAASRERFCVMERKLYRGIMGPSMILTIVLGAWMLYLNPAWLTQGWMHAKLTLVVLLIGYHHACGAMLKRFARGENGRSHVFYRWFNEVPVLFLIAIVILVVVKPF, via the coding sequence ATGCTTTACCTGTGGTTGAAAGCCTTTCACATCATTGCCGTGGTCTGCTGGTTCGCCGGCCTCTTCTATCTCCCGCGCCTGTTCGTCTACCACGCCATGAGCGAGGACGCCGCCAGCCGCGAACGCTTCTGCGTCATGGAGCGCAAGCTGTACCGCGGCATCATGGGCCCGTCGATGATCCTCACCATCGTCCTCGGTGCCTGGATGCTCTATCTCAACCCCGCCTGGCTGACCCAGGGCTGGATGCACGCCAAGCTCACGCTGGTGGTGCTGCTGATTGGCTACCACCACGCCTGCGGCGCCATGCTCAAGCGCTTCGCGCGCGGCGAGAACGGGCGCAGCCATGTGTTCTACCGCTGGTTCAACGAAGTGCCGGTACTGTTCCTGATCGCCATCGTGATCCTGGTGGTCGTCAAACCTTTCTGA
- a CDS encoding SDR family NAD(P)-dependent oxidoreductase has translation MPRFALITGASSGIGLALAEALARRGQALILVARKRDALDSIACELSQRFGVEVLFRVCDLSEPLQISGLLHELEQSGRQIELLVNNAGVGTSGAFIDQDWSREQELLELNVLALARLCHGIGAMMERSGGGRILNVASMASLLPGPWMSSYYASKAFVLHFSEGLREELKSRGIKVSVLCPGPTRTAFYRNADMRLGKLDNGKRIMSPEEVAFLAVKALRRAPAIIIPGWRNRLFARSVRLLPRWALRKLAGRVNRLALAS, from the coding sequence ATGCCTCGTTTTGCCCTCATCACCGGCGCCTCCAGCGGTATCGGCCTGGCCCTGGCCGAAGCCCTCGCTCGCCGCGGCCAGGCGCTGATCCTGGTGGCGCGCAAGCGCGACGCGCTGGATAGCATCGCCTGCGAACTGTCCCAGCGTTTCGGGGTGGAGGTGCTGTTCCGCGTCTGCGACCTCTCCGAACCGCTGCAGATATCCGGGCTGCTCCACGAGCTGGAACAGAGCGGGCGACAGATCGAACTGCTGGTGAACAACGCCGGTGTCGGCACCTCCGGCGCCTTCATCGACCAGGACTGGTCCCGCGAGCAGGAACTGCTGGAACTCAATGTGCTGGCCCTGGCGCGCCTGTGCCACGGCATCGGCGCCATGATGGAGCGCAGCGGTGGCGGGCGGATTCTCAACGTCGCCTCCATGGCGAGCCTCCTGCCCGGCCCCTGGATGAGCAGCTACTACGCCAGCAAGGCGTTCGTGCTGCACTTCTCCGAGGGGTTGCGCGAGGAGCTCAAAAGCCGTGGCATCAAGGTTTCCGTGCTCTGCCCGGGCCCAACCCGCACGGCGTTCTACCGCAACGCCGACATGCGCCTGGGCAAGCTCGACAATGGCAAGCGGATCATGTCGCCCGAAGAAGTCGCCTTCCTCGCGGTGAAGGCACTGCGCCGCGCGCCAGCGATCATCATTCCCGGCTGGCGCAACCGACTCTTCGCCCGCTCGGTGCGCCTGCTGCCGCGCTGGGCCCTGCGCAAGCTGGCCGGCCGGGTCAATCGCCTGGCCCTGGCCAGCTAG
- the erpA gene encoding iron-sulfur cluster insertion protein ErpA, giving the protein MTIETFTPTPLMFSQGAANKVKNLIDEEGNPRLKLRVFVTGGGCSGFQYGFTFDEDTADDDTIVERDGVNLVVDPMSFQYLAGAEVDYQEGLEGSRFVIKNPNAATTCGCGQSFSI; this is encoded by the coding sequence ATGACCATCGAAACCTTCACCCCCACTCCGCTGATGTTCTCGCAAGGCGCTGCGAACAAGGTGAAGAACCTGATCGACGAAGAAGGCAATCCGCGCCTCAAGCTGCGGGTGTTCGTCACGGGCGGTGGCTGTTCGGGCTTCCAGTACGGCTTCACCTTCGATGAAGACACCGCGGACGACGACACCATCGTCGAGCGCGACGGAGTCAACCTCGTGGTCGATCCGATGAGCTTCCAGTACCTCGCCGGTGCGGAAGTGGACTACCAGGAAGGTCTCGAAGGTTCGCGGTTCGTCATCAAGAACCCGAACGCAGCGACCACTTGCGGCTGCGGTCAGTCCTTCTCGATCTGA